Proteins encoded by one window of Brienomyrus brachyistius isolate T26 chromosome 1, BBRACH_0.4, whole genome shotgun sequence:
- the ical1 gene encoding islet cell autoantigen 1-like isoform X1, whose protein sequence is MDSSHGFPSDLMAGRELLAEDRSVMARMQKKFWKTKQVLIKATGKKEDEHVVASDADLDSKLEFFRSVQTTCTELLKVIEKYQQRITTLSQEENHLGLFLRFQAEHDKTKAGSMMDATSKALCASAKMRLALYPPLRRMEQEVETFRRRAITDSLETVGRMEKARTEYRGALLWMKDVSQELDPDTYKQLEKFRKVQAQVRSTKVQFDKLKNDVCQKVDMLGASRCNMLSHSLATYQTTLLHFWEKTAQMMTSIQDAFQGHVQYQFATLKDLKDPLEQLTEGQMVENRKESEIQTHLDALISLEEEKAGDSTSETVSALNTDGQTQDGDGSQCVSLDSVICDPVLRELADLQSVVSTHDLLLPASLTPHHLLRQFLQPLCPNVTTPPPVGGSGSAAETPGSDLTALPESGPRDLLSDAGQQDLDEERERGDLNFLKDLLSPGSMGADEFSREWQDAFGSFEMTPSQSLATPSSAQVLSHSQPSSPTGFLPSQLLDQSLSSTGWATPPMFQAPPLQPPQAIGQASPSESVAKTTANASRVSGRDMSAWFNLFADLDPLSNPDAIGRRDEDLMNA, encoded by the exons ATGGACAGCAGTCACGG GTTCCCCAGTGACCTCATGGCCGGCCGGGAACTCTTAGCTGAAGATCGCTCCGTGATGGCGCGCATGCAGAAGAAATTCTGGAAGACCAAGCAGGTCCTCATCAAAGCCACTGGCAAGAAGGAGGACGAGCACGTGGTGGCGTCCGACGCCGACCTAGACTCTAAGCTGGAG TTCTTCCGTTCGGTGCAGACAACATGCACAGAGCTGCTGAAGGTGATTGAAAAATACCAGCAACGAATCACAA CCCTTTCCCAGGAGGAGAATCATCTGGGACTTTTCCTGCGCTTCCAGGCTGAACATGACAAGACCAAGGCAGGCAGCATGATGGACGCCACCAGCAAGGCCTTGTGTGCCTCGGCCAAAATGAG gttGGCGCTCTACCCGCCCCTGCGCCGGATGGAGCAGGAAGTGGAGACTTTCCGGAGGCGCGCCATCACAGATAGCCTAGAGACAGTGGGCCGCATGGAGAAGGCACGCACGGAGTACCGGGGCGCCCTGCTGTGGATGAAGGATGTGTCCCAGGAGCTGGACCCCGACACGTATAAGCAGCTGGAGAAGTTTCGCAAA GTGCAAGCACAGGTGAGGAGCACCAAGGTCCAATTTGACAAGCTCAAGAACGACGTGTGCCAGAAGGTGGACATGCTAGGAGCCAGTCGCTGCAATATGCTGTCCCACTCGCTGGCCACTTACCAG ACCACTCTGCTGCACTTCTGGGAGAAGACAGCTCAGATGATGACCAGCATTCAGGACGCCTTCCAGGGACATGTGCAGTACCAGTTCGCCACTCTCAAG GATCTAAAGGACCCCCTTGAGCAGCTCACAGAAGGACAGATGGTAGAAAACAGGAAAGAGAGCGAGATCCAGACCCACTTGGACGC ATTGATATCCTTGGAGGAAGAGAAGGCAGGGGACTCTACCTCTGAGACTG TCTCTGCCCTGAACACTGATGGACAGACCCAGGACGGCGACGGCTCCCAGTGCGTGAGCCTCGACTCCG TTATCTGTGATCCAGTCCTGCGTGAGCTGGCTGACCTCCAAAGTGTGGTCAGTACACACGACCTCCTGCTCCCAGCGTCCCTCACACCCCACCATCTGCTGAGACAATTTCTCCAGCCCCTCTGCCCTAATGTGACTACACCGCCCCCTGTTGGTGGCAGTGGTTCTGCAGCAGAGACCCCAGGGTCTGATCTCACAGCACTTCCTGAGAGTG GCCCCAGAGACCTGCTCTCAGATGCTGGGCAGCAGGACCTCGACGAGGAACGGGAACGGGGGGACCTGAACTTTTTGAAGGACCTGCTGAGTCCAGGTTCCATGGGCGCTGATGAGTTCAGCCGCGAATGGCAAGATGCCTTCGGTTCTTTTGAGATGACACCCAGTCAGAGCCTGGCCACCCCCAGTAGTGCTCAAGTACTCTCCCACTCTCAGCCCTCCAGTCCGACTGGCTTCCTGCCTTCACAGCTGCTGGATCAGAGTCTCAGTTCCACAG GCTGGGCAACCCCGCCCATGTTCCAGGCCCCACCTTTGCAGCCCCCGCAGGCCATTGGCCAGGCTTCGCCTTCTGAAAGTGTCGCCAAGACAACAGCGAATG CCTCCAGGGTCTCCGGCCGTGACATGTCAGCCTGGTTCAACCTCTTTGCCGACCTGGACCCGCTCTCGAACCCGGACGCCATTGGTCGGAGAGATGAAGATCTGATGAATGCCTGA
- the ical1 gene encoding islet cell autoantigen 1-like isoform X2, whose protein sequence is MDSSHGFPSDLMAGRELLAEDRSVMARMQKKFWKTKQVLIKATGKKEDEHVVASDADLDSKLEFFRSVQTTCTELLKVIEKYQQRITTLSQEENHLGLFLRFQAEHDKTKAGSMMDATSKALCASAKMRLALYPPLRRMEQEVETFRRRAITDSLETVGRMEKARTEYRGALLWMKDVSQELDPDTYKQLEKFRKVQAQVRSTKVQFDKLKNDVCQKVDMLGASRCNMLSHSLATYQTTLLHFWEKTAQMMTSIQDAFQGHVQYQFATLKDLKDPLEQLTEGQMVENRKESEIQTHLDALISLEEEKAGDSTSETVSALNTDGQTQDGDGSQCVSLDSVLRELADLQSVVSTHDLLLPASLTPHHLLRQFLQPLCPNVTTPPPVGGSGSAAETPGSDLTALPESGPRDLLSDAGQQDLDEERERGDLNFLKDLLSPGSMGADEFSREWQDAFGSFEMTPSQSLATPSSAQVLSHSQPSSPTGFLPSQLLDQSLSSTGWATPPMFQAPPLQPPQAIGQASPSESVAKTTANASRVSGRDMSAWFNLFADLDPLSNPDAIGRRDEDLMNA, encoded by the exons ATGGACAGCAGTCACGG GTTCCCCAGTGACCTCATGGCCGGCCGGGAACTCTTAGCTGAAGATCGCTCCGTGATGGCGCGCATGCAGAAGAAATTCTGGAAGACCAAGCAGGTCCTCATCAAAGCCACTGGCAAGAAGGAGGACGAGCACGTGGTGGCGTCCGACGCCGACCTAGACTCTAAGCTGGAG TTCTTCCGTTCGGTGCAGACAACATGCACAGAGCTGCTGAAGGTGATTGAAAAATACCAGCAACGAATCACAA CCCTTTCCCAGGAGGAGAATCATCTGGGACTTTTCCTGCGCTTCCAGGCTGAACATGACAAGACCAAGGCAGGCAGCATGATGGACGCCACCAGCAAGGCCTTGTGTGCCTCGGCCAAAATGAG gttGGCGCTCTACCCGCCCCTGCGCCGGATGGAGCAGGAAGTGGAGACTTTCCGGAGGCGCGCCATCACAGATAGCCTAGAGACAGTGGGCCGCATGGAGAAGGCACGCACGGAGTACCGGGGCGCCCTGCTGTGGATGAAGGATGTGTCCCAGGAGCTGGACCCCGACACGTATAAGCAGCTGGAGAAGTTTCGCAAA GTGCAAGCACAGGTGAGGAGCACCAAGGTCCAATTTGACAAGCTCAAGAACGACGTGTGCCAGAAGGTGGACATGCTAGGAGCCAGTCGCTGCAATATGCTGTCCCACTCGCTGGCCACTTACCAG ACCACTCTGCTGCACTTCTGGGAGAAGACAGCTCAGATGATGACCAGCATTCAGGACGCCTTCCAGGGACATGTGCAGTACCAGTTCGCCACTCTCAAG GATCTAAAGGACCCCCTTGAGCAGCTCACAGAAGGACAGATGGTAGAAAACAGGAAAGAGAGCGAGATCCAGACCCACTTGGACGC ATTGATATCCTTGGAGGAAGAGAAGGCAGGGGACTCTACCTCTGAGACTG TCTCTGCCCTGAACACTGATGGACAGACCCAGGACGGCGACGGCTCCCAGTGCGTGAGCCTCGACTCCG TCCTGCGTGAGCTGGCTGACCTCCAAAGTGTGGTCAGTACACACGACCTCCTGCTCCCAGCGTCCCTCACACCCCACCATCTGCTGAGACAATTTCTCCAGCCCCTCTGCCCTAATGTGACTACACCGCCCCCTGTTGGTGGCAGTGGTTCTGCAGCAGAGACCCCAGGGTCTGATCTCACAGCACTTCCTGAGAGTG GCCCCAGAGACCTGCTCTCAGATGCTGGGCAGCAGGACCTCGACGAGGAACGGGAACGGGGGGACCTGAACTTTTTGAAGGACCTGCTGAGTCCAGGTTCCATGGGCGCTGATGAGTTCAGCCGCGAATGGCAAGATGCCTTCGGTTCTTTTGAGATGACACCCAGTCAGAGCCTGGCCACCCCCAGTAGTGCTCAAGTACTCTCCCACTCTCAGCCCTCCAGTCCGACTGGCTTCCTGCCTTCACAGCTGCTGGATCAGAGTCTCAGTTCCACAG GCTGGGCAACCCCGCCCATGTTCCAGGCCCCACCTTTGCAGCCCCCGCAGGCCATTGGCCAGGCTTCGCCTTCTGAAAGTGTCGCCAAGACAACAGCGAATG CCTCCAGGGTCTCCGGCCGTGACATGTCAGCCTGGTTCAACCTCTTTGCCGACCTGGACCCGCTCTCGAACCCGGACGCCATTGGTCGGAGAGATGAAGATCTGATGAATGCCTGA
- the ical1 gene encoding islet cell autoantigen 1-like isoform X4, translating to MDSSHGFPSDLMAGRELLAEDRSVMARMQKKFWKTKQVLIKATGKKEDEHVVASDADLDSKLEFFRSVQTTCTELLKVIEKYQQRITTLSQEENHLGLFLRFQAEHDKTKAGSMMDATSKALCASAKMRLALYPPLRRMEQEVETFRRRAITDSLETVGRMEKARTEYRGALLWMKDVSQELDPDTYKQLEKFRKVQAQVRSTKVQFDKLKNDVCQKVDMLGASRCNMLSHSLATYQTTLLHFWEKTAQMMTSIQDAFQGHVQYQFATLKDLKDPLEQLTEGQMVENRKESEIQTHLDALISLEEEKAGDSTSETVSALNTDGQTQDGDGSQCVSLDSGPRDLLSDAGQQDLDEERERGDLNFLKDLLSPGSMGADEFSREWQDAFGSFEMTPSQSLATPSSAQVLSHSQPSSPTGFLPSQLLDQSLSSTGWATPPMFQAPPLQPPQAIGQASPSESVAKTTANASRVSGRDMSAWFNLFADLDPLSNPDAIGRRDEDLMNA from the exons ATGGACAGCAGTCACGG GTTCCCCAGTGACCTCATGGCCGGCCGGGAACTCTTAGCTGAAGATCGCTCCGTGATGGCGCGCATGCAGAAGAAATTCTGGAAGACCAAGCAGGTCCTCATCAAAGCCACTGGCAAGAAGGAGGACGAGCACGTGGTGGCGTCCGACGCCGACCTAGACTCTAAGCTGGAG TTCTTCCGTTCGGTGCAGACAACATGCACAGAGCTGCTGAAGGTGATTGAAAAATACCAGCAACGAATCACAA CCCTTTCCCAGGAGGAGAATCATCTGGGACTTTTCCTGCGCTTCCAGGCTGAACATGACAAGACCAAGGCAGGCAGCATGATGGACGCCACCAGCAAGGCCTTGTGTGCCTCGGCCAAAATGAG gttGGCGCTCTACCCGCCCCTGCGCCGGATGGAGCAGGAAGTGGAGACTTTCCGGAGGCGCGCCATCACAGATAGCCTAGAGACAGTGGGCCGCATGGAGAAGGCACGCACGGAGTACCGGGGCGCCCTGCTGTGGATGAAGGATGTGTCCCAGGAGCTGGACCCCGACACGTATAAGCAGCTGGAGAAGTTTCGCAAA GTGCAAGCACAGGTGAGGAGCACCAAGGTCCAATTTGACAAGCTCAAGAACGACGTGTGCCAGAAGGTGGACATGCTAGGAGCCAGTCGCTGCAATATGCTGTCCCACTCGCTGGCCACTTACCAG ACCACTCTGCTGCACTTCTGGGAGAAGACAGCTCAGATGATGACCAGCATTCAGGACGCCTTCCAGGGACATGTGCAGTACCAGTTCGCCACTCTCAAG GATCTAAAGGACCCCCTTGAGCAGCTCACAGAAGGACAGATGGTAGAAAACAGGAAAGAGAGCGAGATCCAGACCCACTTGGACGC ATTGATATCCTTGGAGGAAGAGAAGGCAGGGGACTCTACCTCTGAGACTG TCTCTGCCCTGAACACTGATGGACAGACCCAGGACGGCGACGGCTCCCAGTGCGTGAGCCTCGACTCCG GCCCCAGAGACCTGCTCTCAGATGCTGGGCAGCAGGACCTCGACGAGGAACGGGAACGGGGGGACCTGAACTTTTTGAAGGACCTGCTGAGTCCAGGTTCCATGGGCGCTGATGAGTTCAGCCGCGAATGGCAAGATGCCTTCGGTTCTTTTGAGATGACACCCAGTCAGAGCCTGGCCACCCCCAGTAGTGCTCAAGTACTCTCCCACTCTCAGCCCTCCAGTCCGACTGGCTTCCTGCCTTCACAGCTGCTGGATCAGAGTCTCAGTTCCACAG GCTGGGCAACCCCGCCCATGTTCCAGGCCCCACCTTTGCAGCCCCCGCAGGCCATTGGCCAGGCTTCGCCTTCTGAAAGTGTCGCCAAGACAACAGCGAATG CCTCCAGGGTCTCCGGCCGTGACATGTCAGCCTGGTTCAACCTCTTTGCCGACCTGGACCCGCTCTCGAACCCGGACGCCATTGGTCGGAGAGATGAAGATCTGATGAATGCCTGA
- the ical1 gene encoding islet cell autoantigen 1-like isoform X3: MAGRELLAEDRSVMARMQKKFWKTKQVLIKATGKKEDEHVVASDADLDSKLEFFRSVQTTCTELLKVIEKYQQRITTLSQEENHLGLFLRFQAEHDKTKAGSMMDATSKALCASAKMRLALYPPLRRMEQEVETFRRRAITDSLETVGRMEKARTEYRGALLWMKDVSQELDPDTYKQLEKFRKVQAQVRSTKVQFDKLKNDVCQKVDMLGASRCNMLSHSLATYQTTLLHFWEKTAQMMTSIQDAFQGHVQYQFATLKDLKDPLEQLTEGQMVENRKESEIQTHLDALISLEEEKAGDSTSETVSALNTDGQTQDGDGSQCVSLDSVICDPVLRELADLQSVVSTHDLLLPASLTPHHLLRQFLQPLCPNVTTPPPVGGSGSAAETPGSDLTALPESGPRDLLSDAGQQDLDEERERGDLNFLKDLLSPGSMGADEFSREWQDAFGSFEMTPSQSLATPSSAQVLSHSQPSSPTGFLPSQLLDQSLSSTGWATPPMFQAPPLQPPQAIGQASPSESVAKTTANASRVSGRDMSAWFNLFADLDPLSNPDAIGRRDEDLMNA; encoded by the exons ATGGCCGGCCGGGAACTCTTAGCTGAAGATCGCTCCGTGATGGCGCGCATGCAGAAGAAATTCTGGAAGACCAAGCAGGTCCTCATCAAAGCCACTGGCAAGAAGGAGGACGAGCACGTGGTGGCGTCCGACGCCGACCTAGACTCTAAGCTGGAG TTCTTCCGTTCGGTGCAGACAACATGCACAGAGCTGCTGAAGGTGATTGAAAAATACCAGCAACGAATCACAA CCCTTTCCCAGGAGGAGAATCATCTGGGACTTTTCCTGCGCTTCCAGGCTGAACATGACAAGACCAAGGCAGGCAGCATGATGGACGCCACCAGCAAGGCCTTGTGTGCCTCGGCCAAAATGAG gttGGCGCTCTACCCGCCCCTGCGCCGGATGGAGCAGGAAGTGGAGACTTTCCGGAGGCGCGCCATCACAGATAGCCTAGAGACAGTGGGCCGCATGGAGAAGGCACGCACGGAGTACCGGGGCGCCCTGCTGTGGATGAAGGATGTGTCCCAGGAGCTGGACCCCGACACGTATAAGCAGCTGGAGAAGTTTCGCAAA GTGCAAGCACAGGTGAGGAGCACCAAGGTCCAATTTGACAAGCTCAAGAACGACGTGTGCCAGAAGGTGGACATGCTAGGAGCCAGTCGCTGCAATATGCTGTCCCACTCGCTGGCCACTTACCAG ACCACTCTGCTGCACTTCTGGGAGAAGACAGCTCAGATGATGACCAGCATTCAGGACGCCTTCCAGGGACATGTGCAGTACCAGTTCGCCACTCTCAAG GATCTAAAGGACCCCCTTGAGCAGCTCACAGAAGGACAGATGGTAGAAAACAGGAAAGAGAGCGAGATCCAGACCCACTTGGACGC ATTGATATCCTTGGAGGAAGAGAAGGCAGGGGACTCTACCTCTGAGACTG TCTCTGCCCTGAACACTGATGGACAGACCCAGGACGGCGACGGCTCCCAGTGCGTGAGCCTCGACTCCG TTATCTGTGATCCAGTCCTGCGTGAGCTGGCTGACCTCCAAAGTGTGGTCAGTACACACGACCTCCTGCTCCCAGCGTCCCTCACACCCCACCATCTGCTGAGACAATTTCTCCAGCCCCTCTGCCCTAATGTGACTACACCGCCCCCTGTTGGTGGCAGTGGTTCTGCAGCAGAGACCCCAGGGTCTGATCTCACAGCACTTCCTGAGAGTG GCCCCAGAGACCTGCTCTCAGATGCTGGGCAGCAGGACCTCGACGAGGAACGGGAACGGGGGGACCTGAACTTTTTGAAGGACCTGCTGAGTCCAGGTTCCATGGGCGCTGATGAGTTCAGCCGCGAATGGCAAGATGCCTTCGGTTCTTTTGAGATGACACCCAGTCAGAGCCTGGCCACCCCCAGTAGTGCTCAAGTACTCTCCCACTCTCAGCCCTCCAGTCCGACTGGCTTCCTGCCTTCACAGCTGCTGGATCAGAGTCTCAGTTCCACAG GCTGGGCAACCCCGCCCATGTTCCAGGCCCCACCTTTGCAGCCCCCGCAGGCCATTGGCCAGGCTTCGCCTTCTGAAAGTGTCGCCAAGACAACAGCGAATG CCTCCAGGGTCTCCGGCCGTGACATGTCAGCCTGGTTCAACCTCTTTGCCGACCTGGACCCGCTCTCGAACCCGGACGCCATTGGTCGGAGAGATGAAGATCTGATGAATGCCTGA
- the LOC125746233 gene encoding protein FAM117B-like isoform X4 — MKMLTPKAWADECSEKRRSSHKRSASWGSTDQLKEIAKLRQQLQRSKHNSRRHRDKERKSAFNGNHVVISQAQAPVTKTFLIPVPKSTGSRFRNSMEGLNQEIERIIIRDSTERDEQLVPQDIPDGHRAPPPVAQRSSSTRSIDTQTPSGGGGGGGTNHSNSSSRSQSISPAFLAVANDTGGQSPCPSVDLLSDCRASTHKDLDGSSPVPKYAFSPRPNNSYMFKREPPEGCERIKAFEETLPRLPRDIPQFLCPDRNKVNFIPKSGSAFCLVSILKPLLPTQELTFKSSGSLAMRSLSPSPGLQLGLEQEQRVSRGTCTSAPQPCLPFHPEEPES; from the exons ATGAAAATGCTG ACCCCCAAAGCCTGGGCAGATGAGTGTTCGGAGAAGAGGAGGAGCTCCCACAAGCGCTCGGCCTCCTGGGGGAGCACCGACCAGCTTAAGGAG ATCGCTAAGCTGCGGCAGCAGCTACAGCGCAGCAAACACAACAGCCGGCGGCACCGTGACAAGGAGCGCAAGTCCGCCTTCAACGGCAACCATGTGGTGATCAGCCAGGCACAG GCACCGGTGACGAAGACCTTTCTGATCCCGGTGCCGAAATCGACGGGGTCCCGCTTCAGGAACAGCATGGAGGGGCTGAACCAGGAGATCGAGCGCATCATCATCCGGGACTCCACCGAGCGTGATGAGCAGCTCGTA CCCCAGGACATCCCAGATGGCCACCGCGCTCCCCCGCCTGTAGCGCAACGCAGTAGTAGCACTCGCAGTATTGACACGCAGACCCCttctggcggaggagggggcggaggcaCTAACCATAGCAACAGCAGCAGCCGATCTCAGTCCATCTCGCCGGCCTTCCTTGCCGTGGCCAACGACACTGGGGGCCAGAGTCCGTGCCCGAGCGTGGACCTCCTGAGCGACTGCAGGGCCAGTACCCACAAAG ACCTGGATGGCAGCTCCCCTGTGCCCAAATACGCCTTCTCGCCGAGACCCAACAATAGCTACATGTTCAAGCGGGAGCCTCCTGAGGGCTGCGAGCGGATCAAGGCCTTTGAGGAAACGCT GCCCAGGTTGCCCCGAGACATCCCACAGTTCCTGTGCCCTGACAGGAACAAGGTCAACTTCATCCCTAAGAGTGGCTCCGCCTTCTGCCTGGTCAGCATCCTCAAGCCCCTGCTGCCCACCCAGGAGTTGACCTTCAAGAGCTCGGGCAGCTTGGCCATGCGCAGCCTGTCGCCCTCGCCCGGCTTGCAGCTTGGCCTGGAGCAGGAGCAGCGGGTGTCCCGAGGCACCTGCACCTCCGCCCCGCAGCCCTGCCTCCCCTTCCACCCGGAGGAGCCCGAGAGCTAA